Proteins encoded in a region of the Mycolicibacterium chitae genome:
- a CDS encoding TetR/AcrR family transcriptional regulator yields the protein MSTSASGAARDNAVLLGDRRAPSKGERQRRAILDCLPELLAARPIGELTVGEIAAAAGVRRSGFYFYFDSKYAPLAVITAEIWAELMNRAQFFTRADDESIHDFIGRTADIALELWHDNEGVLMASVQAVPLDEQLAQLWDEWILRLADVIADQLIKDQEQGVAHPVSADVRGLITMLLEMTMHIFYLDRLRQNDSQRTRKSREMVQAIWLASGWGISTPSPG from the coding sequence ATGTCCACCTCAGCATCTGGTGCGGCGAGGGACAACGCTGTTCTCCTCGGAGACCGGCGCGCGCCCAGCAAGGGGGAGCGGCAGCGCCGCGCCATCCTCGACTGTCTGCCGGAGTTGCTCGCTGCACGCCCGATCGGGGAATTGACCGTCGGTGAGATTGCGGCGGCGGCCGGCGTGCGGCGCTCGGGGTTCTACTTTTACTTCGACTCGAAGTATGCGCCGTTGGCCGTGATCACCGCCGAGATCTGGGCCGAGTTGATGAACCGGGCGCAGTTCTTCACCCGCGCCGACGACGAGTCCATCCACGACTTCATCGGTCGCACCGCCGATATCGCGCTGGAGCTCTGGCACGACAACGAGGGCGTGCTGATGGCCTCGGTGCAGGCCGTGCCGCTGGATGAGCAGCTGGCGCAACTGTGGGACGAGTGGATCCTGCGCCTCGCCGACGTCATCGCCGATCAACTGATCAAGGACCAGGAACAGGGTGTGGCGCATCCGGTTTCGGCCGACGTGCGCGGGCTCATCACGATGCTGCTTGAGATGACCATGCACATCTTCTACCTGGATCGGCTGCGTCAGAACGACTCTCAGCGCACCCGGAAGTCCCGCGAGATGGTGCAGGCAATCTGGCTGGCGTCGGGGTGGGGGATCTCCACACCCAGCCCGGGCTGA
- a CDS encoding alpha/beta fold hydrolase: MTTRSPLVCVHGFSGSQRHWQPILPLLQAHHDVHVVTLAGHADGRSLPAGQRATVAALADHLERDLDALGIERAHLVGNSLGGWLSLEMATRGRALSVLALSPALGWYPGRHVRTVKLKLVLARRLFTMLGPVAPQALRSGLLRRLALGAAVADTRNMSPADAAAFVEDNLRCSVYFELVDDVVGSEHQLGAVQCPTEIAWSERDALIPYDPYGLRFRALVPNAQFTTLPRVGHVPMYDDPELVARTVLDMTSAVDAKRD; the protein is encoded by the coding sequence ATGACCACTCGCTCGCCGTTGGTCTGCGTCCACGGATTCAGTGGCAGCCAGCGACACTGGCAGCCGATCCTGCCCCTGCTGCAGGCCCACCATGACGTCCATGTGGTGACGCTGGCCGGCCACGCCGACGGGAGATCGCTGCCGGCGGGCCAACGTGCCACCGTCGCCGCGCTGGCCGATCACCTCGAACGCGACCTCGACGCGCTCGGAATCGAACGGGCCCACCTGGTGGGCAACTCGCTGGGCGGTTGGCTGTCGCTGGAGATGGCCACCCGCGGGCGCGCCCTGTCCGTGCTGGCGCTGTCCCCGGCGCTCGGCTGGTATCCGGGCAGGCACGTGCGGACGGTGAAACTCAAACTGGTGTTGGCGCGCCGACTCTTCACGATGCTGGGTCCGGTTGCCCCGCAGGCGCTTCGGAGTGGCCTGCTGCGTCGGCTGGCCCTCGGCGCCGCCGTCGCGGACACCCGCAACATGTCCCCGGCGGACGCGGCCGCCTTCGTCGAGGACAACCTGCGCTGCAGCGTCTACTTCGAACTGGTCGACGACGTCGTGGGCAGCGAGCACCAACTCGGCGCCGTGCAGTGTCCCACTGAGATCGCCTGGTCGGAGCGCGACGCGCTGATTCCGTACGACCCCTATGGCCTGCGGTTCCGGGCTCTGGTGCCCAACGCACAGTTCACCACCCTCCCGCGCGTGGGGCACGTACCGATGTACGACGACCCGGAGTTGGTGGCGCGCACGGTGCTCGACATGACCAGCGCCGTGGACGCGAAGCGCGACTGA